In one Alnus glutinosa chromosome 12, dhAlnGlut1.1, whole genome shotgun sequence genomic region, the following are encoded:
- the LOC133851273 gene encoding uncharacterized aarF domain-containing protein kinase At5g05200, chloroplastic-like gives MAVSAVRGSRLPIILVFHRRHHLHCPQMLFSEKDNSSKRRQPNGRGSKRFTLSARYSQAQDLFSSTRLQDSLERLPKLVEDIVQTSVNTGPRGAIRLAQGLQAFIGVGGEWLADVSKSTNSSAGLPTQLQLGLLSPLYLRRLFERLGATYIKLGQFIASAPTLFPPEYVQEFQNCFDRAPAVPFEDIQSILQEELGRPIDSVYEYVDSTPIASASIAQVHGARLRGSQEDVVIKVLKPGIEDILVADLNFVYIVARILEFLNPEFSRASLVGIVKDIRESMLEEVDFNKEAANVESFRRYLEDMGLTRQATAPKVYHHCSTRRVLTMQRLYGVPLTDLESISSLVSSPEASLITALNVWFGSLLACESFHADVHAGNLWLLRDGRIGFLDFGIVGRISPKTWAAMEVFLASIATEEYESMASALIEMGATNKDIDSRVFARDLEKIFSSIQDLDTEIVVATARGTTTGATAVSANLVVDERQMNALFLDVVRVSESYGLRFPREFALLMKQLLYFDRYTRLLAPNLNMLQDQRISIVSNRRSKYGDSFK, from the exons ACTGGTGTTCCATCGTCGTCATCATCTTCATTGTCCTCAGATGTTATTCTCGGAAAAAGATAACTCTTCAAAAAGAAGGCAGCCGAATGGTCGTGGCTCAAAGCGTTTCACTCTTTCTGCCCGTTATTCTCAAGCCCAGGATCTTTTCTCTTCCACCCGCCTCCAag ATAGTTTAGAGAGGCTGCCTAAACTGGTTGAGGATATTGTCCAGACATCCGTAAACACTGGTCCACGTGGTGCCATCAGGCTGGCCCAAGGTCTCCAAGCATTTATCGGTGTTGGTGGCGAGTGGCTTGCTGATGTATCCAAG TCAACAAATTCATCTGCTGGATTACCAACTCAATTGCAGCTTGGACTACTTTCCCCCCTTTATTTGAGGAGATTGTTTGAACGCCTGGGGGCAACTTATATCAAATTAGGTCAG TTCATAGCATCTGCACCCACATTGTTCCCACCAGAGTATGTCCAAGAATTTCAGAACTGTTTTGATAGAGCTCCTGCAGTTCCTTTTGAAGACATTCAAAGCATTTTGCAAGAGGAATTGGGGAGACCCATAGATAGTGTCTATGAATATGTTGACTCGACTCCTATTGCTTCAGCCTCAATAGCACAG GTTCATGGTGCAAGGCTTAGAGGCTCCCAAGAGGATGTAGTTATAAAGGTCTTGAAACCTGGAATAGAGGATATATTGGTGGCAGATCTAAATTTTGTTTACATTGTTGCTCGCATATTGGAGTTTTTGAATCCTGAATTCAGCCGTGCATCACTG GTTGGTATCGTTAAAGACATACGAGAGTCTATGCTTGAAGAAGTTGACTTTAACAAAGAGGCTGCAAATGTTGAGTCCTTTAGGAGATATTTAGAAGACATGGGACTGACAAGGCAGGCTACAGCTCCAAAGGTGTATCACCACTGCAGCACCCGACGAGTTCTGACAATGCAAAGGCTTTATGGAGTTCCTCTTACTGATCTAGAGTCTATAAGTTCGCTTGTTTCTAGTCCAGAGGCTAGTCTCATAACTGCCCTTAATGTATG GTTTGGTAGCTTGCTTGCCTGTGAATCCTTCCATGCAGATGTGCATGCAGGCAATTTGTGGTTGTTACGTGATGGCCGTATTGGGTTTCTTGATTTTG GAATTGTTGGGCGTATTTCCCCAAAAACATGGGCTGCTATGGAAGTATTTTTGGCATCAATTGCAACTGAAGAGTATGAGTCAATGGCATCTGCCTTGATTGAAATGGGGGCTACGAACAAGGATATTGATTCTAGGGTCTTTGCAAGAGACTTGGAAAAGATATTTTCATCAATACAG GATTTGGATACAGAAATAGTTGTCGCAACAGCCAGGGGGACAACAACAGGGGCAACTGCTGTCTCTGCTAATCTAGTTGTTGATGAGAGGCAAATGAATGCACTCTTTCTTGATGTG GTTCGGGTTAGTGAATCATATGGATTGAGATTTCCACGTGAATTTGCACTTCTCATGAAGCAGCTTCTGTATTTTGACCGGTACACCCGGTTGTTGGCTCCCAACTTGAATATGCTTCAGGACCAAAGGATCTCCATTGTTTCGAATCGAAGAAGCAAATATGGAGACAGTTTCAAGTGA